The following DNA comes from Ornithobacterium rhinotracheale DSM 15997.
AAATGTTGTGGATTGAAAATTCCCTTTCGAGCAACCTCCATCATGCCCCCAGAAGTCATAGCCCCCAGCATGATTCCCACACTAGCAATGATCATGATAGTTTTCCATTTGGCAGCCTTGGAACCAATGGCGGAATTTAAGAAATTCACAGCATCGTTCGATACTCCAACTACTAAATCAAAAATTGCTAAACAGAATAAAAGTCCAACAATAAACACATACATGTAACTTTCCATACAATCTCATTTTTACTAAACACAAAAATATAATGAATACTTTAGACCAATGTTAAATTAATGTATTCTTTTTACATGACATTTATAAGGATTTTGTCTTAAAATCGATTTTCAAGATTATAAAACTTTAAGAAATAGATAAATAAGCCTTGGGCTGAGTGCCGTAGAAAATCATGGAATTTTATAAAATTAAACTAATTGTACAATAACATTTCCATCAATAATGAAAGTGAAAGTATTAAAATGATAGATGAATTGTCTGCACTAGCAGGGCATTGTCAAATTTGTATGGTATGTGTGTTACATCTAAGGCTAGGATGATTAAAACTTATAGATTATTAGGTTCGGAGGTTTTTATTTATTCATAATATTTTGTTTTAATTGATTGATGATTTTTAAATATGTGGGAAAATCAATCACTCTTCTATTCCTACGAGCTATTTTTTGATTTTTATTTAAAAATTTCTCCTCCTAAATGTCATTTTTATATTCCTACGACTTATTTATATCTTCCTACGAGTTGTTTATGTCTTCCTGCAAGTTATTTATATCTTCCTAATAGAGGTTTATGTGTTCCTACAACATATTTATCTTTCATTATGAGCCATTTGTCTGTAGCCTTGAATAGTTTTCATTTGATTATTGTGGGTTTGGAAAATAAAAAGTGTTTCTGATGATTATTATAGAATACAAGAAAGAGGTTCAGTATAAAAAATATTTCGAATGTTGAAGAGTTTGGATCAGATTAATGATCAATTATTCAACTCACATAAAGCTATTTCTATATGAAAGATTTAAAAGATGATAAAATTAAACAGACCATCAGGTAATTAAATATTAAAAAATGATATTTTTGGGCATTTTGATTAAAAAACATCGTTTTTTGGTATTTTTAAAATTAAAGATTTAATTATATTTGAAAAAAAATTAAAAACACATTATAATGAAAGCATATGTATTCCCTGGGCAAGGTGCTCAATTTGTGGGCATGGGAAAAGAATTATACGAATCAAACGAAGCGGCAAAAAAACTTTTTGAACAAGCCGATGAGATTTTAGGTTTTTCCATTTCAGACATTATGTTCAACGGAACACCAGAAGATTTAAAACAAACCAAAGTCACTCAGCCAGCAGTTTTCTTGCACTCTATTGCGGCAGCACAAACGATTGAAGGTTTTAAACCAGATGCCGTTGCGGGACATTCCTTAGGCGAATTGTCTGCTTTAGTGGCAGCACAAGTTTTGGATTTTGCCGATGGCTTGCAATTGGTAGCTAAAAGAGCCAATGCAATGCAAAAAGCTTGTGAATTGCAAGCAGGAACCATGGCGGCTATTTTAGGCTTAGAAGATGCTGTGATTGAAAAAGTGTGCCAAGAAACCGAAGGTGTAGTCGTTGCTGCAAACTACAACTGCCCTGGGCAATTGGTGATCTCTGGCGAGGTGCCAGCCGTAGAAGCAGCCTGCGAAAAGTTGAAGGAAGCAGGCGCAAAGCGTGCCTTGGTTTTACCTGTGGGGGGAGCATTTCACTCGCCACTTATGGAGCCAGCGAGAGAAGAATTAAAGGCTGCCATTGAGCGCACTGAATTTAAAAAGCCGATTTGTCCCGTTTATCAAAATGTGGTGGCAAAAGGCGTAACCAACCCCGAAGAGTTAAAACAAAATTTAATCGCTCAGCTTACTGCACCGGTGAAATGGACGCAGACCATTCAACAAAT
Coding sequences within:
- the fabD gene encoding ACP S-malonyltransferase; amino-acid sequence: MKAYVFPGQGAQFVGMGKELYESNEAAKKLFEQADEILGFSISDIMFNGTPEDLKQTKVTQPAVFLHSIAAAQTIEGFKPDAVAGHSLGELSALVAAQVLDFADGLQLVAKRANAMQKACELQAGTMAAILGLEDAVIEKVCQETEGVVVAANYNCPGQLVISGEVPAVEAACEKLKEAGAKRALVLPVGGAFHSPLMEPAREELKAAIERTEFKKPICPVYQNVVAKGVTNPEELKQNLIAQLTAPVKWTQTIQQMLQDGITEFVEVGPGKTLQGLIKKVDRAAEVSGVQ